From the genome of Ardenticatenales bacterium:
GGCAAAACAGCGGCGCGCCGCCCCCATTTGCTCCGGCGTGGTCGGGGCAATGACGTCAAAACCGCTGGGCAGGCGTTGCTCATCATCGTCTATTTCTGTTTTACCCGCCGTGATGGCGGCCCCAAACGTGCGCGCCATTGTCCAGGCGGCGGAAGCATCTGGACTGACGCACTGCACAAGGGACAGATACGGCTCCGTCAGTTGCGTGGTCAGCGCCTGATAGATACGTCCTACCAGTTCCGCCTGCGGATCGCGGCGGGCCGCCAGGGTGTTGTCCGAGTAAGTTTTGATGGTTTGTTCGGTAAGCGTGCGGGCAATTTGGGCGGCGCGCACGAGTGCATCCTTTTCCTGTACCGTAAGGGTGGTTGGTTCCAGGTAGAGGCTGACGGTAACTTCCGCCGGCTGTCGCAGCAGCATTTCAAAAGGGCGCAGCCAGGCGCCGGCGGGACGCCAGAAGGGGTGGATCAGGTACGCTTCGCCGGGAAAGACCATAAAGGGGGTGACTTCTTCATGCTGGCGCACGTCTACGAGAAAGGAGGGGGCGGCGAAGGGGAACAGGTGGCTGTTGAGGTCTCCCTCGCTGCATGGGGTATGGGGCAGGCCCATGGCGGTGAGTTGGCCGCTGAGGTCGGCGGTTATGATTTGCGCGAGATGGTGGCTTTTGCCGGCATCTACCCGCAGCCGCACCAACAAGGCCACATCAACCCTCCCCGCCTGGGGCCGGGCATGAAAACGGAGCGCAAACGCACTCCCTTCCCATTTCCGCAGCCCTAGCACAAACTGCGTCCAGCGACTGAGTACCTCGTCCAGTTTCTCCTGGTCGGCGCGTCCCAACAGGGTGTGGTCGGCCAGCCAATCGGGGAGGAAGGGCAGCCGGTAGCCGAAAAGCAGGTGGGATTGTCCGGGAGATGCCGGCAATGACTTCACATACGGTTGTAGAACTTGAGACATCATAAATCAGCCTCAGTCACTCGAAGATAGCAACATCAAATGATGCGCTCGCGCTGTCCACCGCGGAATTCATCCTTTTTCCGCACCAGTGCTGTGTTGATGCCGACCTCGTCCAGCACTTCCAAAATACTCTTGTGGACGGCCAGGGTCATGGCCGCAATGTCATCCGCGCGAAAGTGATTGTACTGGTGCTGGTAGAAGGCCATAAAACTACGTTTGAAAATCAGTCCGGCTATGCCGCCTAGAATAAACAAACCGACATAGCCGGCAACCAGGAAGGATAGATAGTCCTCGAAATAATCAAATAGCATTCCTTCCGAAGCAATGCCTACTGCCAGGAAGTCCAGAATTAGTAGCAAGAGGAATACCCACCATCGCCATAGCAACTTCACGAAAACGTCCCAGGCTATGTACAGATCCGTGCCGAATTCCCCTATGTAGACGGCCAGAGTTGTACCCACCTTGTGCAGGGAAATCTGGTAAGGACGGGTTTCGCCCAGGAGGCCGCCTGGCGTTACATCTTTGTGGGAAATCGTCACCTGGGGCATGTTGCGTTGGCGCAGGCGTTGGATCAGGAGTTGGCGCACGCGGGAGGCTTCACCTGCCTGATTGTCAATCAAGTCGGCCCAGCCATCAATGCGTTGCCCCAGCTTATCCAGGCGCACGCGCCCGGAAGAGGTCGCTGCCGGCATCGTGTACTGAACATTCGCGGGTTGAGCAGGCGTGGTTGCCGGCATGTTCAACGTAGAACCAGGAATAGGGGAAGGTGAAACGGCCTGTTTCAATGCCGTGCCACACTGGTTGCAGAAATTTTCCGTATCGGCGTTTTTCGCACCACATTGGGGGCAAAACACTCGCTTCCTCCTTTCTTTTCGTAAAAGACCTAAATGACGCGGATGCCGAACGAAGATGGTGGGCGTTCAGGCATGAGTT
Proteins encoded in this window:
- a CDS encoding zinc-ribbon domain-containing protein — protein: MFCPQCGAKNADTENFCNQCGTALKQAVSPSPIPGSTLNMPATTPAQPANVQYTMPAATSSGRVRLDKLGQRIDGWADLIDNQAGEASRVRQLLIQRLRQRNMPQVTISHKDVTPGGLLGETRPYQISLHKVGTTLAVYIGEFGTDLYIAWDVFVKLLWRWWVFLLLLILDFLAVGIASEGMLFDYFEDYLSFLVAGYVGLFILGGIAGLIFKRSFMAFYQHQYNHFRADDIAAMTLAVHKSILEVLDEVGINTALVRKKDEFRGGQRERII